The Pseudomonas sp. KU26590 genomic sequence CCAAGGTTGCGCTGCGCCTGCGCCGCGACGGCGACGCAATTATTCAGACCCTCAAGACCCGCGGCCAGAGCGTCGCAGGCCTGTCCGAGCGTAACGAATACAACTGGGACGTACCCAAGGCCAAGCTGGACCTGAAGAAGCTCGACGGCGAATGCTGGCCCGAGCAACTGGCGGATCTGGACAAGAAAACCATCAAGCCGGTGTTCACCACTGATTTCGTCCGCGAGAAAGCGGAAATCGCCTGGGGCCGTGGCAAGTCCAAGGTAGTCATCGAGGCAGCGCTGGACTTGGGCAAAGTGGTCGCCGGCAAGCAGCAGGAAGAAATCTGCGAGCTGGAACTGGAATTGCGTGAAGGCGACCCTGCCGCGCTGCTGGAACTGGCCGCAGAGCTGGCCGAGAAACTGCCGCTGATGCCCTGCGATATCAGCAAGGCCGAGCGTGGCTATCGTCTGTTCGACGCCAGCAGCTACTCAGTCAAGCTGCCGACGCCCGAGCTGCATGGCGAACTCTCGGTAGACGACGCCTTCAGCGCCATCGCCTGGTTCCTGCTCGGCAGCAGCCAGCGTCTGGCCGAGCAATACCGCTTCAACGGTCACTGGAGCCTGCTGCAGGAGTGGGTCGAAGTGCTCGCTGAACTGCGCGCCCTGGCCGGCAGCCTCGGTCAGGCCGCGCCGCGCGCAACGACCCATGACCTGCGCGCTGCGCTGGACGCTTTGCTGGAAGACTGGCGCACGCTGGTGCTCGCCGGTCAGGAAGATGGCGACGTACGCGCCGCTGCCCATGAGCAGTTCATCGAAGAGCTGCAGGACACCCGCTGGGGCCTGTTCTCGCTGACCACCTCGCGCTGGTTGATGGCGCGCAGCTGGACGGTCGAGCGCAACAACCGTGGCAACCGTCAGGGCCACGCGATGCTCAGCAGTTGGGTGCCGCGTTTCCTGGGCGATGAAGCCACCGCGCTGAACCTGCCGCGCTACCAGCAGCAGCCGGAAGACCTCGCCGAGCAACTGCCACGCATCGAGCGCATTCAGGTCTGGCTGCACTACGCCCGCCAGGCCCTCGACCTGCCTGAGCTGGATCGCTTGTACGGCGAGTTGAACAAGCTTGAGCAACTGGCGCATCTGGACATCACCGACGAAATCCTCGATGCCCGTATGCA encodes the following:
- a CDS encoding inorganic triphosphatase — translated: MQKETEIKLRVSRETLIALREHPLLKKRNKSGWERLELFNQYFDTPERELAHAKVALRLRRDGDAIIQTLKTRGQSVAGLSERNEYNWDVPKAKLDLKKLDGECWPEQLADLDKKTIKPVFTTDFVREKAEIAWGRGKSKVVIEAALDLGKVVAGKQQEEICELELELREGDPAALLELAAELAEKLPLMPCDISKAERGYRLFDASSYSVKLPTPELHGELSVDDAFSAIAWFLLGSSQRLAEQYRFNGHWSLLQEWVEVLAELRALAGSLGQAAPRATTHDLRAALDALLEDWRTLVLAGQEDGDVRAAAHEQFIEELQDTRWGLFSLTTSRWLMARSWTVERNNRGNRQGHAMLSSWVPRFLGDEATALNLPRYQQQPEDLAEQLPRIERIQVWLHYARQALDLPELDRLYGELNKLEQLAHLDITDEILDARMQQTITVLQSRAWKTLLKL